Within the Candidatus Reidiella endopervernicosa genome, the region GTGGGTAGAGAGCGATTCATAGAGACTGCTCTCGCGCAGCGCACGGAGTCGCCACACGATCTCTTTCGGCTCAGCGTAACCGGCCTCAGCCAGCAGCCCTGGTGCCTGCGACTCCTTCAGTCCCTCTTGCCAGAGCGAAACCAGATCGGGACCAGCATGCTGCTCGCCGCCCTTATCCTCGGTCTGTGGTGCAGCAAAGATCTGCTCAAAATGTTGCTCAACCCGCTGTCGATAGCTGTCGAGCCTCTCAAGGAAACGCTCCCAATTTGAGAATCCCATCGAGAAGGCGAGACGCAGCTGCCCAATCTCTTCTTGCGGCAGCAGATGGGTCTGCCGGTCAGCCCACGCCTGCAGGCGATTCTCTACGCGACGCAGGAAGTCGTAGGCCTCAATCAATTCACTGCTGGCGTAGTCGGGAATCAGACCGTAGTGAGGCAATGCAGCCAACACCTTGAGGATACGACGCTCCTGTAGCTCGACCTCACGACCACCGCGCACCAGCTGAAAGGCCTGGCCGATAAATTCGATTTCACGTATACCGCCCGGCCCCAGCTTGACGTTGTGCGCCATCCCCTTGCGCGCCACCTCGCGTGCAATCATCCCCTTCATCTCACGCAGCGACTCAAACACGCCGTAGTCGAGATAGCGGCGATAGACAAAGGGGCGCAGGCTCGACATCAGCTCGGCTCCCGTGTCGCGATCACCCGCGACCACACGCGCCTTGATCATCGCGTAGCGCTCCCACTCACGCCCCTGGGTCTGGTAGTACTCCTCCATCGCGTCAAAGCTCATCGCAACGGGACCACTATCTCCATAGGGGCGCAGACGTAAATCGACACGATAGACAAAACCATCATCGGTCGATTGATCAAGCACCCGCGCCAGCTGCTGTCCCATACGGCCGAAGAATTCACTATTGCTCAGACCATTGCGTTTGCGTGTCTCTCCCTCTTCGGCATAGGCGTAGATCAGATCAATATCAGAGGAGAAGTTAAGCTCCCAGGCACCGAGCTTGCCCATGCCGAGCACCACCAGGCCAAGCGGCTTACCATCACTCCCTTTAGGTGTACCGTGCTGCTTGCGTGCCCACGCCTCGACCTTCTGCAGCGCGCCATCGATACACGCCTCGGCCAGATGAGTCAGATCACGTAGCGTCTCCTCCAGGCCACTCCAGCCTGCCAGATCACGCCAGGCAATACGCACCATCTCTCGACGCCGGAAGCGACGCAGCCGCAACATCAACCCCATCTCATCCTTGACCGGTTTCAGCTGCGTATCGAGCTTCTCGACATACTCATCTGACAGATAGTCACTCAGCAGGTCACCACTCTCGAGCAGATCACCGATCAAACCCGGTTCACGTGCACAGGCCTGCGCGACAAACTCGCTACTGCAGAGCACTCGTAGTGTCACGCGCTGGAAATCTTCACTCTCTGGAACCCGGCACTCATGTCGCTCAGCGGCTTCAACAAACTGCTGCCAATGGTGAAGCGTTACGGATTGCAGGGGTTCAGGGATAACCGCCATTGCGGTGTTGACATCGGAGATAGCTGAATCGGCCAAGAGCGCTCCAAATAAAACTGATTAACGATAGCTTGCTGACGGGTGCATTCCAGCTCACTCATGCAGCGAATAAAAAGGCAGCCACACTCAACAAAGTGGGCTGCCTCGCTTAACAAAGAAGCATCATTTTACGGGGGGTAACGGTGACTCTCTCTTGGGCGCTTCCATCTGATGTGCGGCTACAGCACCGCGCTGAGTCAACAACGCCGCAATCTCTTTGTGCCCACCACGGGTTGCAACAACCAGCGGCGTTTCGCCATAGTCGTTACGCACATTCACATCGGCGCCCCACTCGATCATCATTCGTACGATATCCATATTGCCCTTCTCTGCGGCAACAAACAGCGCAGGACTGCCTCTATCGTCCTTGGCATTGATATCGATTCCACGCGCAATCAACTGCTCAAGCACCTGTAGATGTTTATGTTTAACCGCCCAGTGCAACAGGGTCTGACCATAACGACGACGCACGTTGACATCCGCACCCTTACTGATCAGTAACTCGACGATTTCAACCCGCGACTCATCAGCCGCCCAGCAGATAATTGGCTCACCCTCCTTGCTCACCGCATCAACATCGGCACCCTTGTTGATCAGGAACTCAACCATATCAACCTGCCCCTTCAGCGCCGCCCACTGCAGCAGCGAATCGCCATAGCGGTTCTTGGTGGCGATATCAGCACCCTTATCCAGCAGGTACTTAATCACCTCGACATGGTTATGCTCGGCCGCCATATGAATCGGTGTCTGACCCAGCGGATAGGTCGCGTTCACATCCGCCCCCTTGCCGATCAACATCTTCACCACCTCAAGGTGGCCATGATCGGCCGCTCGGTGCAGCATAGTGGTGCCATCCTTACTGCGCACATCGATATCGCCAATTCTCTTTATCAGCAGATCGACCACATCACGATTCTCCTGCGCCGAGGCGAGATGGATCGGTGGTTGGCCATTACCATCCTCAACATTGGCATCGGCACCGCTGTCGAGCAGGTGCTTGACCACATCAACATGGCCAACCAGAGCGGCCAGATGCAGCGGCGTGCTGCCCTGCACATCACGACTATCTACCAACGCGCCACTTTTCAGCAGTAGCGCGGCGATATTGCTGTAACCAAATTCGGCACTAGCATGCAACGGACTCTTACCGCTATTACCGGCCATATCGACGCCCGCACCACGTTCAAGCAGTATTGCAGTGGCGCGCTCATAACCTCGTGCGACCGCCCAGTAGAGAGGTGTATGGCCGTTTTTGTCTTTGAGATTGATATCGACCCCAGCATCAAGCTGGGCCGCAATCTTCTGCAGGTCTCCCGT harbors:
- the glnE gene encoding bifunctional [glutamate--ammonia ligase]-adenylyl-L-tyrosine phosphorylase/[glutamate--ammonia-ligase] adenylyltransferase, producing MAVIPEPLQSVTLHHWQQFVEAAERHECRVPESEDFQRVTLRVLCSSEFVAQACAREPGLIGDLLESGDLLSDYLSDEYVEKLDTQLKPVKDEMGLMLRLRRFRRREMVRIAWRDLAGWSGLEETLRDLTHLAEACIDGALQKVEAWARKQHGTPKGSDGKPLGLVVLGMGKLGAWELNFSSDIDLIYAYAEEGETRKRNGLSNSEFFGRMGQQLARVLDQSTDDGFVYRVDLRLRPYGDSGPVAMSFDAMEEYYQTQGREWERYAMIKARVVAGDRDTGAELMSSLRPFVYRRYLDYGVFESLREMKGMIAREVARKGMAHNVKLGPGGIREIEFIGQAFQLVRGGREVELQERRILKVLAALPHYGLIPDYASSELIEAYDFLRRVENRLQAWADRQTHLLPQEEIGQLRLAFSMGFSNWERFLERLDSYRQRVEQHFEQIFAAPQTEDKGGEQHAGPDLVSLWQEGLKESQAPGLLAEAGYAEPKEIVWRLRALRESSLYESLSTHGRERLDRLMPLLISAVGENEKSDEALPRVVNLIEAVARRSAYIALLSEHPLALSQLVSLCSASPWIARYLASHPILLDELLDPRTLYSPPDRERLVDELRQMLLRLPLDDLEQQMEVLRLFKQTNVLRVAAADIAEAMPLMVVSDHLTWIAEGIVDEVLELAWHHLVAKHGRPVCSSDGTLCDKGFAVIAYGKMGGLELGYGSDLDVVFLHSAEDESQLTTGKRAMAVPEFFARLGQRIVHLMTTLTPAGVLYEIDLRLRPSGASGLLVSNLTAFEEYQQGEAWTWEHQALVRARPVAGDPLIAERFMKIRHTILTQRREPEELRKAVSEMRERMRSEFGSKKPGRFKLKHDRGGIADIEFMVQYGVLAWAHDHPELTEFTDNIRILEGFGRAGLMAADEVALLCDAYRVFRKRAHHLTLQEQSAEVDAVEFSELRETVAAMWRQRMEDPA
- a CDS encoding ankyrin repeat domain-containing protein, with protein sequence MSRSIAVLLFALVVVGCGKESGEQTVSLHYAASTGDLQKIAAQLDAGVDINLKDKNGHTPLYWAVARGYERATAILLERGAGVDMAGNSGKSPLHASAEFGYSNIAALLLKSGALVDSRDVQGSTPLHLAALVGHVDVVKHLLDSGADANVEDGNGQPPIHLASAQENRDVVDLLIKRIGDIDVRSKDGTTMLHRAADHGHLEVVKMLIGKGADVNATYPLGQTPIHMAAEHNHVEVIKYLLDKGADIATKNRYGDSLLQWAALKGQVDMVEFLINKGADVDAVSKEGEPIICWAADESRVEIVELLISKGADVNVRRRYGQTLLHWAVKHKHLQVLEQLIARGIDINAKDDRGSPALFVAAEKGNMDIVRMMIEWGADVNVRNDYGETPLVVATRGGHKEIAALLTQRGAVAAHQMEAPKRESPLPPVK